The following coding sequences are from one Veillonella rodentium window:
- a CDS encoding L-lactate permease, translating into MSAITVLLALAPIIWLIVALSILKLPAWQATTVAAIGSFVIAITAFQADPFHMATGALEGAALALWPILLVITAAIFVYNLVVYTKAMETIKTMLSSVTSDTRVLALLLAWGFGAFMEGMAGFGTAVAIPAAMMVAVGFDPLKSIIACLVANSVPTTFGSIGIPTTTLASLTNLDPSHLGTFISVQLFLLNLIAPFFVVMIIGGGIKALKGVFLVTLLSGLALAVPETVINAVMGPELSVISASIVIMAVIIICAKIMPPNDPEYAVKQTGETPKVSGGEGLVAAMPFILIFVLLLLTSKLFPAINGPLASIKTSVPIYTGQGAKPYTFVWIATPGIMIFIAGIVGGFIQKAKAGEIFGTLGSTVKNLKFTYLTIITVVMTAKLMTYSGMTADIAKAMVAGTGTLYPLFAPIVGALGAFLTGSGTNSNVLFGPLQIAAAQGLTPANWEDLGFWLAAVNSGAAGIGKMLSPQSIAISIGAVGPALKAYLESHKEISAEEAHKLENEVQANVIMNSAFKYFLIFIVMHGCISYFGQHFIHEIHHIFF; encoded by the coding sequence ATGAGTGCTATCACCGTTTTATTAGCGTTAGCGCCTATCATTTGGTTAATCGTAGCATTATCCATCTTGAAATTACCGGCATGGCAAGCAACCACTGTTGCCGCAATCGGTTCTTTTGTTATCGCCATTACAGCATTCCAAGCTGATCCATTCCACATGGCGACAGGCGCCCTCGAAGGTGCCGCATTGGCCCTTTGGCCAATCCTATTAGTTATTACAGCTGCTATCTTTGTTTATAACTTGGTAGTATACACAAAAGCCATGGAAACAATTAAAACCATGCTTTCTTCTGTAACATCTGATACTCGTGTACTTGCATTATTATTAGCATGGGGTTTCGGTGCTTTCATGGAAGGTATGGCCGGTTTTGGTACTGCCGTTGCAATTCCTGCTGCTATGATGGTTGCCGTAGGTTTCGATCCGCTAAAATCTATCATTGCATGTCTCGTTGCAAACTCCGTACCTACTACATTCGGTTCCATCGGTATTCCGACAACTACATTGGCATCTTTGACCAACCTTGATCCAAGTCATTTGGGTACATTCATTTCTGTACAATTATTCTTACTCAACTTGATTGCGCCATTCTTTGTTGTTATGATCATCGGTGGCGGTATCAAAGCATTGAAAGGCGTATTCCTCGTTACCTTGCTTTCCGGTTTAGCATTAGCGGTTCCTGAAACAGTAATCAATGCCGTAATGGGTCCTGAATTGTCCGTAATCTCCGCCTCCATCGTAATCATGGCGGTTATTATTATCTGTGCAAAAATCATGCCTCCTAATGACCCTGAATACGCAGTTAAACAGACAGGAGAAACTCCTAAGGTTTCCGGTGGTGAAGGCCTTGTAGCAGCTATGCCGTTCATTTTAATCTTCGTATTATTGTTATTAACTTCTAAATTATTCCCTGCAATCAACGGACCTTTAGCATCTATTAAGACTTCTGTACCAATCTACACAGGTCAAGGTGCTAAACCTTATACATTCGTATGGATTGCAACTCCCGGTATCATGATTTTCATCGCCGGTATTGTTGGCGGTTTCATCCAAAAAGCAAAAGCCGGTGAAATCTTCGGTACATTGGGTAGCACTGTTAAGAATTTGAAATTCACATACCTTACTATCATCACGGTTGTTATGACAGCTAAATTGATGACGTATTCCGGTATGACTGCAGATATCGCAAAAGCAATGGTTGCCGGTACGGGTACCTTATATCCGCTATTCGCTCCTATCGTAGGTGCATTGGGTGCGTTCCTGACCGGTTCCGGAACAAACTCCAACGTACTGTTCGGCCCGCTTCAAATCGCTGCGGCTCAAGGCCTAACCCCTGCAAACTGGGAAGACCTCGGCTTCTGGTTGGCAGCCGTTAACTCCGGTGCAGCCGGTATCGGTAAAATGCTGTCTCCACAATCCATTGCAATTTCCATCGGTGCCGTAGGTCCTGCTTTGAAAGCATATCTGGAAAGCCATAAGGAAATCAGCGCCGAAGAAGCTCATAAATTAGAAAACGAAGTACAGGCGAATGTTATCATGAACAGCGCTTTCAAATACTTCCTCATCTTCATCGTTATGCACGGCTGTATCTCCTACTTCGGTCAGCATTTCATCCATGAAATCCATCATATATTCTTCTAA
- a CDS encoding multidrug effflux MFS transporter: MTQQNSTKVSFILVFFLGLLTAITPLATDMYLPSLPIMPGELNTSASNIQMTIGIMTFGIALGQLFGGPISDTLGRKTPLIIGNLLCVISGIICAYAPSIEILLLGRFLQGLTGSVGVVIAKAIARDFASGPELTKLFALLMMVNGLAPVLAPLIGGQLLLFTTWRMIFVILAVFSFILLIGSFLFRESLSKDQRVTGGVSTALTNYVKLIKDNAFLGQTLIQFFAFGAFFAYISGSSFVYQNIFRLSAQEFSYLFGINSCGIILASFISAKVSNVITDRQLLSFSLWQLTIGSILFLTAMLLEWPLIPVSIILFFTVCTVSLFGSASFSMAMTKYGKLAGSASAVLGFANMFSAGIVSPLVGIGGEHTGVPMGVTMLVCAVLSLLCLYELVEKE; the protein is encoded by the coding sequence ATGACACAGCAAAACTCTACTAAAGTTTCCTTTATCCTGGTATTCTTTCTCGGTCTATTAACAGCCATAACACCATTGGCAACCGACATGTACCTGCCATCCTTACCGATTATGCCCGGCGAACTCAATACATCCGCCTCCAATATTCAAATGACCATCGGCATCATGACTTTCGGTATCGCCTTGGGACAGCTCTTCGGAGGTCCTATCAGCGATACTCTGGGCCGTAAGACACCACTTATTATCGGAAATCTATTATGCGTTATTTCCGGTATTATCTGCGCCTACGCACCAAGCATCGAAATACTGTTATTGGGTCGTTTTCTACAAGGTTTAACCGGATCTGTAGGAGTCGTTATCGCCAAGGCCATCGCCCGTGACTTTGCATCGGGACCAGAGCTGACAAAACTCTTTGCGCTACTCATGATGGTCAACGGATTGGCCCCTGTATTGGCACCGCTTATCGGCGGGCAACTGCTGCTGTTCACCACATGGCGCATGATTTTTGTCATTTTGGCGGTATTCTCCTTTATCTTATTGATAGGGTCGTTCTTATTTCGTGAAAGCTTATCGAAGGATCAACGTGTTACCGGAGGTGTGAGCACAGCCTTGACTAATTATGTCAAACTCATTAAAGACAACGCCTTCCTAGGCCAAACTCTAATTCAATTCTTTGCATTCGGTGCCTTCTTTGCCTATATTTCAGGTTCATCCTTTGTATATCAAAATATATTCCGACTATCTGCACAAGAATTCAGTTACCTCTTCGGTATCAACAGCTGCGGCATCATCTTAGCCAGCTTCATCAGTGCTAAAGTAAGCAACGTCATAACAGATCGTCAGCTGTTATCATTCAGCCTTTGGCAACTCACCATCGGGTCCATATTATTTTTAACGGCTATGCTCCTTGAGTGGCCGCTCATACCTGTATCAATCATCTTGTTCTTTACAGTATGCACTGTCTCCCTATTCGGTTCCGCCTCTTTTTCCATGGCGATGACAAAATACGGAAAACTCGCCGGTAGCGCATCCGCCGTACTCGGTTTCGCTAATATGTTTTCTGCCGGTATCGTATCTCCACTCGTTGGTATAGGCGGAGAACATACAGGGGTGCCCATGGGGGTAACAATGCTAGTATGTGCAGTGCTTTCCTTATTGTGCCTATATGAATTAGTAGAAAAAGAATAA
- a CDS encoding 2-hydroxyacyl-CoA dehydratase: MQHMLRMGIDVGSTTVKVVLLDEQDNYLYKKYIRHYANILDTVHTLLQEAQVGYEDAPVHVSVTGSGGMAMAEKVRVPFVQEVIAETRAIKALYPQTDVIIELGGEDAKVTYLGQTAEHRMNGSCAGGTGAFIDQMATLLQTDASGLNQLAMNADTVYPIAARCGVFAKTDVQALLNQGASHENIAKSVFQAIVNQTIAGLACGHKIEGNVAFLGGPLTFLSELRQCFCDTLNLDEEHRIIPENGELFVALGAALMKEDCRDITVGQLTKEIGNLIGEPMEATDRIDPLFANEQELEAFRARHAKAVTPKANIEDAEGPCYLGIDAGSTTLKVVLINSNKEIIFSHYGPNHGKPLEKSREIIEKIYEQLPKRAYIAHSGVTGYGEAFLKRALGIDIGEVETMAHYRAARFFCPDVSFILDIGGQDMKCCKVRDGYIEDIVLNEACSSGCGSFIDTFATGLRIPIDQFAKEGLLAPLPIDLGSRCTVFMNSKVKQAQKEGATVQDIAAGLAYSVIKNALYKVLKVKDPKELGDHIVVQGGTFYNESVLRAFEKLMGVEVIRPDVSGLMGAYGMALLAAETAEDLQTQNSTLLDSEGLASLQVSTTMRNCGLCSNNCMLTINAFSDGRTYVTGNRCDRGAGDMIQEARKPVPNLVEVKLRRYFDYYLKKNIPEFEGKLRVGIPRVLNMYEDFPFWFTFFNTLGCEVILSDYTTKDQYNKAIDTIPSDTACYPAKAVHGHIRDLANSQVDFIWYPCVQHGPKEFSRDNNYHCPMVISYPELIKNNMQDVLGDTPFHSPFLPLADKKSLVPALVKALDFLDLKKKDIANAVEKAWEEQENCKASYRETTKKTVSRLVAEQIPTIVLAGRPYHLDSGINHGIPELITSLGMAVLTEDGVAPLGNEIKHLRVVDQWSYHSRLYRAAEFVSRTEGFQIVELNSFGCGLDSIVADQVKDILSAKHKIHTLLKIDEGTNLGAVTIRLRSLQSVMERSLRRHHNPEAPEEVVVDQTPAYDYNRVVFTEEMRKTYKILVPQMSPLHFSLLEPVLQSEGYDFDLLPAPTRDDIEVGLKYINNDACYPAIIVIGQLMSALLSGKYDVNKTAVIISQTGGGCRATNYIGYLRKALIDAGMKQVPILSLNASAMERQPGFKLTKGFLHRMIQAVVYGDALMQCVLATRPYETNPGSTDALCNYWVEKLRKNITSASLRQYSKYIKEIVNDFDNLPVDKKVQKPRVGVVGEIYVKFHPSANNHINELIEKEGGEVVTSGLLDFFLYCAMDSTYRAKHLDGTWLSGFFGTLAREALELYRLPYAKAVAASKHFDPLQRMTKVAKEASHFIDLGNQCGEGWFLTGDMIDLIEKGAKQVVCLQPFGCLPNHVTGKGMVKTLSAAYPDVRIAAIDYDPGSSAVNQANRLKLLLSTMFE, translated from the coding sequence ATGCAACACATGCTACGCATGGGGATTGATGTGGGGTCTACGACTGTTAAGGTCGTATTATTGGACGAACAAGATAATTATTTGTATAAAAAATATATTCGCCATTATGCTAACATTTTGGATACCGTACATACTTTGCTTCAAGAGGCTCAAGTGGGTTACGAAGATGCACCGGTACATGTATCTGTTACGGGATCCGGCGGTATGGCTATGGCTGAAAAGGTGCGTGTACCGTTTGTACAAGAGGTTATTGCGGAAACGCGGGCCATTAAGGCTTTATATCCACAGACGGATGTCATCATCGAATTAGGCGGTGAAGATGCGAAGGTAACCTATTTAGGTCAGACCGCTGAGCATCGAATGAACGGTTCCTGTGCAGGGGGTACGGGTGCTTTCATCGATCAGATGGCGACATTATTGCAAACGGATGCATCCGGTCTCAACCAGTTGGCGATGAATGCCGATACGGTTTATCCGATTGCGGCGCGTTGCGGTGTTTTCGCCAAGACAGACGTGCAGGCGTTGCTGAACCAAGGCGCATCTCATGAGAATATCGCGAAATCCGTATTCCAGGCCATTGTAAATCAGACGATTGCAGGTCTTGCGTGTGGTCATAAAATTGAAGGTAATGTGGCCTTTCTCGGCGGTCCGTTGACATTCTTGTCCGAATTGCGCCAATGCTTCTGCGATACATTGAATCTTGATGAGGAACATCGCATTATTCCTGAGAACGGCGAGCTTTTCGTCGCATTAGGGGCTGCGTTGATGAAAGAGGACTGTCGCGACATCACGGTAGGTCAGTTGACGAAGGAAATCGGTAACCTTATCGGCGAGCCTATGGAGGCGACGGACCGTATTGATCCGCTGTTTGCCAATGAGCAGGAGCTGGAGGCATTCCGTGCGCGTCACGCGAAGGCGGTGACTCCGAAAGCGAATATCGAGGATGCTGAAGGACCTTGTTATCTCGGTATCGATGCAGGGTCGACAACGCTGAAAGTAGTGCTGATTAACAGCAATAAGGAAATTATTTTCTCTCATTACGGCCCTAACCACGGAAAACCGTTAGAAAAATCCCGAGAAATCATTGAAAAAATATATGAACAGTTGCCGAAGAGGGCTTATATCGCTCATTCCGGTGTTACCGGCTATGGCGAAGCTTTCTTGAAACGCGCCCTCGGTATCGATATCGGGGAAGTGGAAACGATGGCCCATTATCGGGCGGCCCGTTTTTTCTGCCCTGATGTGTCCTTTATCCTGGACATCGGTGGACAGGATATGAAATGCTGTAAGGTTCGTGACGGTTATATTGAGGATATCGTATTGAACGAAGCCTGTTCCTCCGGTTGCGGTTCTTTCATCGATACATTCGCGACCGGTCTGCGCATTCCTATCGACCAGTTCGCCAAGGAAGGCCTGTTGGCACCGTTGCCGATCGATCTGGGGTCCCGTTGTACGGTATTTATGAACTCCAAGGTAAAGCAGGCTCAAAAGGAAGGTGCCACGGTACAGGACATTGCGGCCGGCCTTGCGTATTCCGTTATTAAAAACGCCCTTTACAAGGTTCTCAAGGTAAAAGATCCTAAAGAACTGGGCGACCATATCGTTGTACAAGGCGGTACGTTTTACAACGAATCCGTACTGCGCGCCTTTGAAAAATTGATGGGCGTAGAGGTGATCAGGCCTGATGTTTCCGGATTGATGGGGGCTTATGGCATGGCGTTGCTTGCGGCTGAAACGGCAGAAGACCTCCAAACTCAGAACAGCACATTGCTCGATAGCGAAGGGCTCGCATCATTGCAGGTGTCAACGACGATGCGCAATTGCGGTCTATGCTCCAATAACTGTATGCTCACCATTAATGCCTTCTCAGACGGGCGTACCTATGTGACGGGTAACCGTTGTGATCGCGGTGCGGGCGATATGATTCAGGAGGCGCGAAAACCGGTGCCGAACTTGGTAGAGGTCAAATTACGTCGTTATTTCGACTACTACTTAAAGAAAAATATTCCGGAATTTGAAGGTAAGTTGCGTGTCGGCATTCCTCGCGTGCTCAATATGTATGAGGACTTTCCGTTCTGGTTCACATTCTTCAATACATTAGGTTGTGAAGTCATCTTATCCGATTACACCACCAAGGATCAGTATAACAAGGCTATCGATACGATTCCGTCCGATACGGCATGTTATCCGGCGAAGGCTGTACACGGTCATATTCGCGATTTGGCGAATTCTCAGGTGGACTTTATATGGTATCCATGTGTGCAACATGGGCCTAAGGAGTTCAGCCGAGACAATAATTATCACTGTCCGATGGTTATTTCCTATCCGGAACTGATTAAAAACAACATGCAGGATGTACTTGGTGATACACCGTTTCATAGTCCGTTCCTGCCGTTGGCGGATAAGAAATCTCTTGTTCCCGCCCTTGTGAAAGCATTGGATTTCCTTGATCTCAAGAAAAAGGATATTGCCAATGCTGTCGAAAAGGCTTGGGAAGAGCAGGAAAACTGTAAGGCTTCGTATCGAGAAACTACAAAGAAAACTGTATCCCGTCTCGTAGCGGAACAGATTCCGACCATCGTGTTGGCGGGGCGTCCGTACCATTTGGATTCCGGTATCAACCACGGTATTCCTGAACTTATCACATCCCTCGGGATGGCTGTCCTCACCGAGGATGGGGTAGCACCTCTCGGCAATGAAATCAAACATCTGCGCGTTGTCGATCAATGGTCATACCATAGCCGTCTATATCGTGCAGCTGAATTTGTGAGTCGTACGGAAGGATTCCAAATTGTTGAGCTTAACTCGTTCGGTTGCGGCCTTGATTCTATCGTAGCCGATCAGGTGAAAGACATACTTTCAGCAAAACATAAGATTCATACATTATTGAAGATTGATGAAGGTACGAATCTCGGCGCTGTTACGATTCGTTTGCGCTCATTACAATCCGTAATGGAACGCAGCTTGAGACGTCATCATAATCCTGAGGCTCCGGAAGAGGTCGTTGTGGATCAAACGCCGGCTTATGATTATAACCGCGTCGTGTTTACTGAGGAAATGCGCAAGACGTACAAAATTCTGGTGCCTCAAATGTCACCGTTGCATTTTAGCCTCTTGGAACCTGTTCTTCAGAGTGAAGGCTATGATTTTGATTTGTTGCCGGCTCCGACTCGGGATGATATCGAAGTAGGCCTTAAATATATCAATAATGATGCTTGTTATCCGGCTATCATCGTCATAGGGCAACTCATGTCCGCGTTGTTATCCGGTAAATACGATGTAAATAAAACCGCTGTTATCATCTCTCAAACAGGTGGCGGCTGTCGTGCGACGAACTATATCGGTTACTTGCGTAAAGCCCTCATCGATGCCGGCATGAAGCAGGTTCCGATTCTATCCCTCAATGCGAGTGCTATGGAACGTCAGCCGGGCTTCAAATTGACTAAGGGCTTCCTGCATCGTATGATTCAGGCTGTCGTATACGGCGATGCCCTCATGCAATGCGTACTGGCTACACGTCCGTATGAAACGAATCCCGGCTCTACCGATGCATTATGTAATTACTGGGTTGAAAAGCTTCGCAAGAATATTACTTCGGCGAGCCTTCGTCAGTATAGCAAATACATCAAGGAAATTGTCAATGATTTTGATAATCTTCCGGTAGATAAAAAGGTACAGAAACCTCGCGTCGGTGTCGTAGGGGAAATTTACGTTAAATTCCATCCGAGCGCTAATAACCATATCAATGAACTCATTGAAAAAGAAGGTGGCGAAGTCGTTACATCCGGCCTGCTTGACTTCTTCCTGTACTGTGCAATGGACAGCACCTATCGCGCTAAGCATCTGGACGGTACATGGTTGTCCGGTTTCTTCGGTACCTTGGCCCGTGAAGCGCTCGAATTATATCGTTTACCATATGCTAAGGCCGTTGCTGCGTCGAAACACTTTGATCCGTTACAACGGATGACGAAGGTGGCGAAAGAAGCGTCTCACTTTATCGATCTCGGCAACCAATGCGGTGAAGGCTGGTTCCTCACAGGTGATATGATTGATCTCATCGAAAAAGGTGCTAAACAGGTCGTGTGCTTGCAACCGTTCGGCTGTCTGCCAAACCACGTAACCGGTAAAGGCATGGTGAAAACACTATCCGCCGCCTATCCGGACGTGCGCATTGCCGCCATCGATTACGATCCAGGCTCCAGTGCGGTAAATCAAGCAAATCGTTTGAAACTGTTATTGTCTACAATGTTCGAGTAA
- a CDS encoding nicotinate-nucleotide--dimethylbenzimidazole phosphoribosyltransferase, translating to MKDKVTTPIEQQLNKFIQSKCLIPGGLGLWEAYFRRICTAWGRIDGAVRPQHIIFAADNGCNMEGCVGYNYEVTQKQSRNMVLGNTAVTHFCKFNHIPYEVVDVGIACDEGIGIDCKVAKGTKNILHHSAMSKEEFNRAFQAGYERVRHYAEQGANLFSFGEMGLGNTTTSACVLSALLGVEPENTVGPGSWPDKPDLMKRKIDFVCSVLEKHKEYFTASNEINRVHQIVAHVGGFDIAAMTGAMIACTELRCPFVIDGFISAVAAACAVRLNAMVKAYALPSHFSREPGMELALAELGLSRDMVPIQAQMAMGEGTGAILMVQLLKTIQYMFVSVGTMADLMKL from the coding sequence ATGAAAGATAAAGTAACAACACCTATAGAGCAACAATTGAATAAATTTATTCAGTCGAAGTGCCTCATTCCGGGCGGTCTCGGTTTATGGGAAGCATATTTCCGTAGGATTTGTACGGCTTGGGGGCGCATTGACGGAGCTGTTCGACCGCAACATATCATTTTTGCAGCCGATAACGGATGCAATATGGAGGGGTGCGTAGGCTACAATTATGAGGTGACTCAAAAGCAGTCCAGAAATATGGTGCTGGGCAATACGGCGGTTACTCATTTCTGCAAATTTAATCATATTCCCTATGAGGTTGTCGATGTGGGAATCGCTTGTGATGAAGGCATCGGCATAGATTGTAAGGTGGCGAAGGGGACGAAGAATATTTTGCATCATAGCGCTATGTCAAAAGAGGAATTTAATCGCGCCTTTCAGGCCGGCTATGAACGGGTTCGGCATTATGCAGAGCAGGGGGCTAATCTATTTTCCTTTGGTGAAATGGGGCTGGGCAATACGACTACGTCCGCTTGTGTGTTATCCGCACTGCTGGGCGTCGAGCCTGAAAACACGGTAGGTCCCGGGTCATGGCCTGATAAGCCGGATTTGATGAAGCGAAAAATTGATTTCGTCTGTTCTGTACTTGAGAAACATAAAGAATATTTTACGGCGAGTAATGAAATCAATAGAGTTCATCAGATTGTGGCTCATGTGGGCGGCTTTGACATTGCCGCTATGACAGGGGCGATGATAGCCTGTACAGAATTGCGCTGTCCCTTTGTTATCGATGGTTTCATATCAGCTGTGGCGGCAGCGTGTGCGGTGCGTTTAAATGCGATGGTGAAAGCCTATGCCTTGCCGTCCCATTTTTCTCGTGAACCCGGTATGGAGCTGGCCCTTGCGGAGTTAGGACTTAGTCGGGATATGGTGCCGATACAGGCTCAGATGGCGATGGGCGAAGGCACAGGAGCTATTTTGATGGTGCAACTGTTGAAAACAATACAATATATGTTTGTCAGTGTAGGCACGATGGCGGATTTGATGAAACTGTAA
- a CDS encoding dicarboxylate/amino acid:cation symporter — protein MVEQNNKKVDALAQEITLKSRGQGKLRQFILWMGALIIGAILGWQHIPVLNDLFNFIAAVFTRLFQFIAIPTVSLAVITTLSMLGAKKDTGRIFGHAVVYTLLTTICAAAVGLGLYLWIAPGNLPLDVIGAGAAQVPEKLGAVTYYDHFLSVIPNNILQPYLQANVLSVMFISASVGLAFAFMPRTEGREAVLKVLFGLQELLFTLIKALLYVLPIGILAFAGQLSAQIEAGVIVGALGKYTAVVIGGNLIQFFIVIPLFLLFRGLNPVDVFRKMSPAVAVALFTKSSAATLPVTLASAEDNLKAHPAVARFVLPICTTINMNGCAAFILVTSLFVMQNAGIELTIGTMVAWLFIAVLAAIGNAGVPMGCYFLTLSLMSSIGAPIGLLGIILPIYTIIDMIETAENVWSDASVCAMVDHDLQGKLDDSDGDMPQFQGV, from the coding sequence ATGGTAGAGCAGAATAATAAAAAAGTTGATGCCTTAGCGCAGGAGATTACCTTAAAGAGTCGAGGCCAAGGTAAGTTGCGCCAGTTTATCTTGTGGATGGGGGCGCTCATCATTGGCGCCATCCTGGGCTGGCAGCATATTCCTGTGCTCAATGATCTTTTCAATTTCATTGCCGCTGTGTTTACGCGGTTGTTCCAGTTTATTGCGATACCGACCGTATCATTAGCGGTTATTACCACATTGTCTATGCTGGGCGCTAAAAAGGATACGGGCCGTATCTTCGGTCATGCTGTAGTTTATACGTTGTTGACTACAATTTGTGCCGCCGCCGTCGGTCTCGGCTTGTATCTCTGGATTGCGCCGGGTAATTTACCATTGGATGTAATCGGCGCAGGGGCGGCTCAGGTGCCTGAAAAATTGGGCGCCGTAACGTATTACGATCACTTCTTATCCGTAATCCCTAACAATATCTTGCAACCGTACCTGCAGGCAAATGTATTGTCCGTGATGTTCATTTCCGCTTCTGTCGGTCTGGCTTTTGCTTTTATGCCTCGTACGGAAGGTCGCGAGGCGGTATTGAAAGTCTTGTTCGGTTTACAGGAATTATTGTTCACCTTGATTAAAGCATTGCTTTATGTGTTGCCGATCGGTATTCTTGCCTTTGCGGGGCAATTGTCCGCACAAATTGAGGCCGGTGTCATCGTAGGTGCATTAGGTAAATACACCGCTGTTGTTATCGGCGGGAACTTAATTCAATTCTTTATCGTAATCCCGTTGTTTCTACTGTTCCGCGGTTTAAACCCGGTTGACGTATTTCGTAAGATGTCTCCGGCCGTAGCGGTTGCATTATTTACAAAATCATCGGCCGCAACATTGCCTGTAACATTGGCGTCCGCCGAGGATAATCTGAAAGCACATCCTGCAGTGGCGCGCTTCGTACTGCCGATCTGTACAACCATCAATATGAACGGCTGTGCAGCTTTCATACTCGTTACATCCCTGTTTGTAATGCAAAATGCGGGTATTGAGTTGACCATCGGCACGATGGTGGCATGGCTATTTATTGCCGTTCTTGCCGCTATCGGTAATGCGGGGGTTCCGATGGGATGCTATTTCCTGACCTTATCCTTGATGAGTTCAATCGGTGCTCCAATCGGACTGCTCGGTATCATCTTGCCGATTTATACCATTATCGATATGATTGAAACCGCTGAAAACGTTTGGTCCGATGCATCCGTATGCGCGATGGTTGACCATGATCTTCAAGGTAAGCTGGACGACTCCGATGGAGATATGCCTCAATTTCAAGGCGTATAA
- a CDS encoding iron-containing alcohol dehydrogenase, protein MEFSYFLPVHIEFGWNKVDSVSEYVKAYGNKALIVTGRTSAKKSGLYDRVVAKLDAAHIDHVLFDKVDANPLTTTALDGAALAKSEECDMVLAIGGGSIMDCAKGIAFMAVNDGDINDYIFNRKTSENALPLVVIPTTCGTGSEGNGFGVLTNPETGDKKSLRCNTIVPKVSIVDPGVMGTMPPHILASVGFDALCHNIEAYTSKTAQPFTDALAHHAVTLLAQYLVPLYRHVKAVANGQAGTLSDEQCKHAWESVTLASTIGGMVINTAGVTLGHGMEHPASGLKDITHGVGLAVIEPVVVDYTWNGNPEKFGALACIFNHGDGSELGEALRSVVNELDLTTNLTKLGFTKQDISWLVDNVYVVAAGNLANTMADVSREDIEMLYEKMM, encoded by the coding sequence ATGGAGTTTTCATATTTTTTGCCGGTGCATATTGAATTCGGTTGGAACAAGGTGGACAGTGTTTCCGAGTATGTGAAAGCATACGGCAACAAAGCACTCATCGTGACGGGGCGGACCAGTGCCAAAAAGTCCGGTTTATATGATCGCGTAGTGGCAAAGCTTGATGCGGCACATATTGATCATGTATTGTTTGACAAGGTCGATGCTAATCCGTTGACAACGACGGCTTTGGACGGCGCCGCATTAGCCAAGTCTGAAGAATGTGACATGGTCCTCGCTATCGGTGGGGGATCTATCATGGACTGTGCAAAAGGCATTGCCTTCATGGCGGTGAACGACGGGGATATTAACGATTATATTTTCAATCGGAAAACGAGTGAGAATGCACTTCCCCTCGTAGTCATCCCGACGACATGTGGCACGGGATCTGAAGGGAACGGCTTTGGCGTATTGACGAATCCGGAGACGGGTGATAAAAAATCCTTGCGTTGCAATACCATCGTACCGAAGGTATCCATAGTGGATCCCGGTGTAATGGGAACGATGCCGCCGCATATATTGGCATCTGTCGGATTTGATGCGTTGTGTCATAACATCGAGGCGTACACGTCGAAAACGGCGCAGCCTTTTACGGATGCGTTGGCACACCATGCGGTAACATTGTTGGCACAATACCTGGTGCCTCTTTATCGTCATGTGAAAGCCGTTGCTAACGGACAGGCCGGTACACTATCTGATGAACAATGTAAACATGCGTGGGAATCGGTAACCCTTGCCAGCACAATCGGCGGTATGGTCATCAATACGGCCGGTGTAACACTTGGACACGGCATGGAGCATCCGGCCAGTGGTCTTAAAGATATTACGCATGGCGTCGGTCTGGCCGTGATTGAACCTGTTGTGGTGGACTATACATGGAACGGGAATCCGGAGAAGTTTGGTGCTTTAGCATGTATTTTTAATCATGGGGACGGATCTGAACTCGGTGAGGCATTACGAAGCGTGGTGAATGAGCTGGACTTAACGACGAACCTTACGAAACTAGGATTTACCAAACAGGATATCTCCTGGCTCGTCGATAATGTATACGTCGTAGCGGCGGGGAATCTGGCAAATACTATGGCTGATGTGAGCCGTGAGGATATTGAAATGTTGTATGAGAAAATGATGTGA